In the genome of Dermacentor silvarum isolate Dsil-2018 chromosome 1, BIME_Dsil_1.4, whole genome shotgun sequence, one region contains:
- the LOC119462800 gene encoding acanthoscurrin-1: MQVVLTAFLVASAYAGNLDGGVGGLGPAGAGPGGPGLNGGGAGLGPGLGGGGGGLGDGLGGGLGGGLGGGLGGALGAALGGGVGGLAGPAVATGPVSVGAPVAVSRTVSIPAPVATPVATVSFLKQPVIHLRYVTKPVVSYVRHPVATVHHAIRPVVHVTHAVAAPAIAATPAVAAAPVVLGGLGGPAFVGGFGGVGLGGLGGVGLGGAGLGGVGLGGVGLGGVGLGGAGLGGLGYGAGGLGLGGGLGGGLGGVGNGVVVKAKHLKS, encoded by the coding sequence ATGCAGGTGGTTTTAACGGCCTTCCTGGTCGCCAGCGCCTACGCCGGTAACCTAGACGGTGGCGTCGGTGGCCTGGGTCCAGCTGGAGCAGGGCCTGGCGGCCCAGGGCTCAACGGAGGTGGTGCTGGTCTGGGTCCTGGGcttggcggtggtggcggcggcctCGGTGATGGTCTCGGAGGGGGTCTCGGAGGAGGCCTCGGAGGGGGCCTTGGGGGAGCTCTTGGCGCCGCACTGGGTGGCGGCGTGGGCGGCTTAGCTGGCCCTGCTGTAGCCACAGGTCCGGTGTCCGTGGGAGCCCCAGTGGCCGTAAGCCGGACAGTGTCCATTCCAGCGCCAGTGGCGACGCCCGTGGCTACTGTATCTTTCCTGAAGCAGCCCGTGATACACCTTAGGTACGTCACCAAGCCAGTGGTGAGCTACGTACGCCATCCGGTGGCCACGGTCCACCACGCCATCAGACCTGTGGTGCATGTCACGCACGCCGTGGCTGCGCCAGCCATCGCGGCCACCCCAGCTGTGGCTGCTGCACCGGTCGTGCTAGGGGGATTGGGTGGACCAGCATTCGTCGGTGGATTTGGTGGCGTCGGCCTTGGGGGCCTTGGAGGCGTAGGCCTCGGCGGTGCCGGCCTCGGAGGTGTCGGTCTCGGAGGTGTTGGTCTCGGAGGCGTAGGTCTCGGTGGCGCAGGCCTCGGAGGCCTCGGATACGGTGCCGGAGGTCTGGGTCTCGGAGGCGGACTCGGCGGTGGACTCGGCGGGGTCGGAAATGGAGTGGTGGTCAAGGCCAAGCATCTGAAGTCCTAA